In Emcibacteraceae bacterium, a single window of DNA contains:
- a CDS encoding 3-keto-5-aminohexanoate cleavage protein, with the protein MTKTILTCAVTGNLTSRDMHPKLPVTPKEIAEAALDAAAAGAAIVHLHVRDPKTGKGSMEFALYDEMVSRIRDKNTDVILNLTTGEGGRFVPSRDNPKIAAENSTLCRPELRVSHIEKLKPEICTLDLNTMWSGQAAVINTPENLKIMAERIYAAGVKPEIEIFNSSDMHLLNHFIAEGVIKSPVMVQMVMGVRFGIAANSESLLYLKSQLPENAVWAAFGIGRMEYPMLAQSFVAGGHVRVGMEDNLYIKKGELCEGNAQLVEKAVRIIHDLGGEIAGTDETRQMLGLKK; encoded by the coding sequence ATGACAAAAACCATTCTCACCTGTGCGGTGACCGGTAACCTGACCAGCCGGGATATGCATCCGAAATTGCCTGTTACACCAAAAGAAATTGCCGAAGCGGCCCTTGACGCCGCGGCCGCAGGTGCAGCGATCGTGCATCTTCATGTACGGGACCCGAAAACCGGCAAAGGATCAATGGAATTTGCCCTTTATGATGAAATGGTCAGCCGAATTCGAGATAAAAATACTGATGTCATCCTTAACTTGACGACAGGCGAAGGCGGCCGCTTTGTCCCGTCCAGGGACAACCCAAAAATTGCCGCGGAAAATTCAACTTTGTGCCGTCCGGAACTCCGGGTTTCACATATTGAAAAACTGAAACCGGAAATTTGCACGCTAGATCTTAACACCATGTGGTCGGGTCAGGCTGCCGTGATCAATACGCCGGAAAATCTTAAAATTATGGCTGAGCGCATTTATGCCGCCGGGGTAAAACCGGAAATCGAAATATTCAACAGCAGTGATATGCATCTGCTTAATCATTTTATTGCCGAAGGGGTCATTAAATCCCCGGTAATGGTGCAAATGGTTATGGGAGTACGCTTTGGCATTGCCGCCAATTCAGAATCATTGCTTTATTTAAAATCGCAGCTTCCTGAAAATGCCGTCTGGGCCGCCTTTGGCATTGGCCGGATGGAATATCCGATGTTGGCACAGTCCTTTGTCGCCGGGGGTCATGTGCGTGTCGGTATGGAAGATAACCTCTATATTAAAAAAGGCGAGCTTTGCGAAGGAAATGCCCAGTTGGTTGAAAAAGCGGTACGCATTATTCATGATCTCGGCGGCGAAATTGCCGGAACTGACGAAACGAGGCAGATGCTTGGGCTTAAAAAATAA
- a CDS encoding SDR family oxidoreductase, whose translation MSEKILQNQVAVITGGGTGIGAACADMFADHGAHVVIAGRSLQTITIVANRNGGTAIVCDVTKFEDVQGLFQKAKMITGKVDILVNNAGVPGPVSPIADVNIDQWRKCAEINLFGAMFCMREAARIMCEQKSGSIINMSSLMGIEGYPMRSAYSATKFALVGMTEAVAREVGPYNVRVNALLPGAVSGDNMDGILERRAEAEGRSVEEIVKENYTDPAALKRWVAPEEVAKAALFYASDASSAVTGDKMKVCCGRF comes from the coding sequence ATGAGTGAAAAAATACTTCAAAACCAGGTGGCCGTAATCACGGGCGGCGGCACAGGGATCGGTGCGGCGTGCGCCGATATGTTTGCGGATCATGGTGCCCATGTGGTTATTGCCGGTCGAAGTCTGCAAACCATAACAATTGTTGCCAATCGCAATGGTGGGACAGCTATTGTCTGTGATGTGACAAAATTTGAAGATGTTCAGGGATTATTCCAAAAAGCAAAAATGATCACGGGCAAAGTTGATATTCTGGTCAATAATGCCGGAGTGCCCGGCCCGGTTTCGCCGATCGCGGATGTCAATATTGATCAGTGGCGAAAATGCGCTGAAATAAATCTGTTCGGCGCCATGTTCTGTATGCGTGAAGCGGCCCGTATCATGTGCGAGCAGAAATCGGGTTCAATCATTAATATGTCATCTCTGATGGGAATTGAGGGATACCCTATGCGCTCAGCATACAGCGCGACAAAATTTGCGCTTGTCGGTATGACAGAGGCGGTGGCAAGGGAAGTGGGTCCCTATAACGTACGGGTCAATGCGCTTCTTCCCGGGGCGGTGTCCGGTGATAATATGGACGGGATTCTTGAACGCCGGGCCGAGGCAGAGGGCAGAAGTGTAGAGGAAATAGTGAAAGAAAACTATACCGACCCGGCGGCCCTAAAAAGATGGGTTGCACCGGAAGAGGTGGCAAAAGCCGCCCTGTTTTATGCGTCAGATGCCTCAAGTGCGGTGACCGGAGATAAAATGAAAGTATGTTGCGGACGATTTTAA
- a CDS encoding aspartate aminotransferase family protein, with protein MSHVLHRNISISVPIVKSADGNYLIDDTGKKYLDASGGAAVSCLGHTNSRVIEAIKTQLDKVSFAHTGVFSNEPAEALATYLIEHAPEGFGNGRVMFLGSGSEAMEAALKLARQYHLERGDEKRSKIIARDKSYHGNTLGALATGGHKQRQKPFDPLLIDVAHIPPCYAYRYKHDNETDIEFGLRIANTLEEEILKQGPETVAAFVAEPVSGASLGAEPAVPGYFKRIREICDKYGVLFIADEVMCGMGRTGYLFAMEAEGACPDIITIAKGLGAGYQPIAAVMANEKIINAILEGSGNLWNGHTYMSHAIACAGALAVLKVIEEDQLLGAVRLQGEKLGSMLRAEFQDHPNIGDIRGRGLFWGLEIVKDKNTKEPFPAELNLAGKIKMDILENGMLSYPSQGCVDGRAGDHILLAPPYTVTDEELDIIVATTKKCLQNQLDKVTS; from the coding sequence ATGTCACATGTTCTACATAGAAATATAAGTATATCCGTTCCCATAGTCAAAAGCGCAGATGGCAATTATCTTATTGATGATACAGGGAAAAAATATCTTGATGCCAGTGGTGGGGCGGCCGTCTCCTGCCTTGGGCACACAAACAGCCGCGTTATTGAAGCGATAAAGACTCAGCTGGATAAAGTCTCTTTTGCCCATACCGGAGTCTTTTCTAATGAGCCGGCAGAGGCCCTTGCCACCTATTTAATTGAACATGCACCGGAAGGTTTTGGCAATGGCCGGGTAATGTTTCTTGGATCCGGTTCTGAAGCGATGGAAGCGGCCTTAAAACTTGCCAGACAATATCATCTTGAACGCGGTGATGAGAAGCGCAGCAAAATCATTGCCCGTGATAAATCCTATCACGGTAATACGCTTGGTGCCCTTGCCACCGGTGGCCACAAGCAGCGGCAAAAACCCTTTGACCCACTCTTGATTGATGTTGCCCATATTCCCCCCTGTTATGCCTATCGATACAAACATGACAATGAAACGGATATTGAATTTGGTCTTAGGATAGCAAACACGCTCGAAGAGGAAATCCTGAAACAGGGCCCTGAAACGGTTGCGGCCTTTGTGGCAGAACCGGTATCCGGCGCATCCCTTGGGGCGGAACCTGCCGTCCCCGGTTATTTTAAGCGGATCCGTGAAATATGTGACAAATACGGCGTTCTCTTCATCGCTGATGAAGTGATGTGCGGCATGGGCAGGACCGGATATTTATTTGCCATGGAAGCCGAAGGTGCCTGCCCCGATATTATCACAATTGCCAAAGGACTTGGGGCAGGATATCAGCCGATTGCTGCCGTTATGGCCAATGAAAAAATTATCAATGCCATTCTGGAAGGCAGCGGCAACCTTTGGAACGGTCACACTTATATGAGCCACGCTATCGCCTGCGCCGGTGCCCTGGCCGTCCTTAAAGTGATCGAGGAGGATCAATTGCTTGGTGCCGTGAGGTTACAGGGCGAAAAACTGGGGTCCATGCTGCGGGCCGAATTTCAAGATCATCCCAATATCGGTGACATTCGTGGCCGCGGGCTTTTCTGGGGGCTTGAAATTGTCAAAGACAAAAATACCAAAGAACCCTTTCCGGCAGAGCTTAACCTGGCCGGAAAAATTAAAATGGATATTCTGGAAAATGGTATGCTCAGTTACCCGTCGCAGGGATGCGTCGATGGCAGAGCGGGCGATCATATTCTGCTTGCTCCGCCCTATACAGTCACGGATGAAGAACTAGATATCATTGTGGCCACCACAAAAAAATGTCTTCAAAATCAGCTTGATAAGGTGACATCATGA
- a CDS encoding SMP-30/gluconolactonase/LRE family protein, protein MTKIITATLWARLPEELHYKGEPNDWVKMTRPGQSLHSFLEGPEFDTQGNLWLVDVPYGRIFKIDDNGNWSLHHSYDGHPHSIKQKADGSFILTDYKNGLIAYDGEDKFTALLSSINFKGLSDLTIAENGDVWFTDSGRTSLSDPSGNVYCLRNDNCLDHVLNNVPYPNGIALSRDGKMVYVAATRANAVWRFLADYTEADRPMVGTHIQMSGGLGPDGLAVDVHGNLAVAHAQTGRAYIYNHFGDILARIDLPEGLWITSLIYQNNSLYIVEAQTGSVYRADLEE, encoded by the coding sequence ATGACAAAAATAATCACCGCAACCCTGTGGGCCAGATTGCCGGAAGAGCTTCATTATAAGGGGGAACCCAATGATTGGGTCAAGATGACAAGACCCGGACAATCGCTACATTCATTTCTGGAAGGGCCGGAATTTGACACCCAAGGTAATTTGTGGCTAGTTGATGTTCCTTACGGGCGGATTTTTAAAATTGATGATAACGGCAACTGGTCCCTTCATCACAGTTATGACGGGCATCCCCATTCCATTAAGCAAAAAGCCGATGGCAGTTTTATCCTGACCGATTATAAAAACGGCCTTATCGCCTATGATGGCGAAGATAAATTCACGGCACTTCTTTCCAGCATTAATTTTAAGGGGTTATCTGATCTGACTATTGCTGAAAACGGAGATGTCTGGTTCACGGATAGTGGCCGAACCAGTCTTTCTGACCCAAGTGGCAATGTTTATTGTTTAAGAAACGATAACTGCCTTGATCATGTACTGAATAATGTTCCTTACCCCAATGGTATTGCCTTAAGCCGCGACGGCAAAATGGTTTATGTTGCGGCAACGCGCGCCAATGCGGTCTGGCGGTTTCTCGCCGATTATACGGAAGCGGACCGGCCAATGGTCGGCACTCATATCCAGATGTCAGGCGGGCTTGGGCCGGACGGTCTTGCCGTTGATGTTCATGGTAATCTGGCAGTGGCCCATGCCCAGACAGGCCGTGCTTATATTTATAATCATTTTGGCGATATTCTGGCCCGTATTGATCTGCCGGAAGGGCTTTGGATTACCAGTTTAATTTATCAGAATAATAGCCTTTATATTGTTGAGGCACAGACTGGCTCAGTTTACCGGGCAGATTTAGAGGAATAA
- a CDS encoding NAD(P)/FAD-dependent oxidoreductase yields MKSSNVITKFNCRVWHIERQENGHWLLSVVGGVEKKLITKALIIATGAQERVIPVPGWTLPGVIGLAGATALFKEHMMAPKRRTIVAGNGPLLFYVANEILRLGGRVSAVISLNSRMDWLKSMPAMLSNPALIGQGLKWIFTLYKNRIPFYWQHAVRTVEGENTVDGVTICKVDQNWAPIAGADQYIHGENLCYGQGLIPAVEATRLAGADHHYDEKLGGWVPTIDDWGRTSVSGLYVCGDNAGIYGVLAAPIRGSLAAQAVCEDAGTKIEQKADVKKLKAAIKFGLAATSLTIPRSGLESLISGETEVCRCEGVIRQEIDFEIKTGAQSPNAIKSGTRCGMGPCGGRYCMEAVALITQQRTKKSREEIGLPTARPPLRPVTIDEISDDLDYDDLPIPGVSPL; encoded by the coding sequence CTGAAGTCAAGCAATGTCATCACAAAATTTAATTGTCGTGTCTGGCATATTGAAAGACAGGAAAATGGTCATTGGCTGCTTTCTGTGGTGGGCGGAGTTGAAAAAAAACTGATCACAAAGGCCTTAATCATTGCAACGGGTGCGCAGGAAAGGGTCATTCCGGTTCCCGGCTGGACTTTACCCGGTGTCATCGGCCTGGCCGGGGCCACGGCACTTTTTAAAGAGCACATGATGGCCCCAAAACGGCGCACCATTGTCGCTGGAAACGGACCACTGTTATTTTATGTGGCAAACGAAATATTAAGGCTCGGGGGGCGTGTTTCCGCTGTCATTTCGTTAAACAGCAGGATGGATTGGTTAAAATCTATGCCGGCTATGCTTTCAAACCCGGCGTTAATTGGACAGGGACTTAAATGGATATTCACCCTTTATAAAAACCGTATTCCCTTCTACTGGCAACATGCGGTAAGGACAGTGGAAGGCGAAAATACAGTTGACGGGGTCACCATCTGCAAAGTGGATCAGAACTGGGCACCGATTGCGGGGGCGGATCAATATATTCATGGCGAAAATCTGTGCTATGGTCAGGGGTTAATACCAGCTGTTGAAGCAACCCGTCTGGCTGGCGCCGATCATCACTATGACGAAAAGCTGGGAGGATGGGTTCCGACTATTGATGATTGGGGCCGCACGTCTGTGTCAGGATTATATGTCTGCGGTGATAATGCCGGGATATATGGTGTGCTGGCCGCCCCGATCAGGGGTAGTCTTGCCGCACAGGCCGTATGTGAAGATGCAGGCACAAAAATTGAACAGAAAGCTGATGTTAAAAAATTAAAAGCGGCAATAAAATTTGGTCTTGCCGCTACTTCCCTGACCATTCCACGTAGTGGGCTTGAAAGCTTAATCTCCGGCGAAACCGAGGTATGCCGCTGTGAAGGGGTTATCAGACAAGAAATAGATTTTGAAATAAAAACAGGGGCACAGTCTCCCAATGCCATCAAATCAGGGACACGCTGTGGCATGGGGCCATGTGGCGGGCGTTATTGTATGGAAGCGGTCGCCCTGATTACCCAGCAAAGAACAAAAAAGTCGAGAGAGGAAATTGGTCTGCCCACAGCTAGGCCGCCGCTTCGCCCGGTGACGATTGATGAAATATCAGATGATCTTGACTATGATGATCTGCCGATCCCGGGAGTATCGCCACTATGA
- a CDS encoding sulfatase-like hydrolase/transferase, translating to MSDKNKISRREFSKGVAATAAGITIAAASDITRAQQMAKSSKHKNVLMILMDQERAWATFPEGLDLPVRNKFASEGVSFENYNIATLSCAPSRSVIYTGQHVQKTTIFTNPGLGEGDPFLDVKNTPTIGQMFKKIGYKTAYKGKWHLSVGFDEDNVEALVDYGFDEWHKGQDTGGVVYEGAEKDREILENAKDYLTRQKDGKEPWFLAVNFVNPHDIMWLDANGKQAKTRLRPGLVSDMRPAQDFYPYNHDFGLNVPANFYDDLSKKPQAQMEFVKLGQYFYGEQDISDEEACKNVLNYYAACLVDSDQVIGDLLSALENLGMANDTIVILTSDHGEMGGSHGLRHKGPFMYRENINVPLVVRYPGGQKGVKSNAMMSAIDFAPTLIGLVGENYKDIEKRLMGYDYSGIIMGKPVRERSELLVNFSNTTQGNSRLEKIRMLQKEAEKKGAPVVQFKFPDDFIQFDTRTLGRGIITGRYKFSRWFAPGDHHKPTNWQMLVGRNDLELYDLDADPLEMNNLVHFPETHRELILELNARLNDLIEREVGVDLGRHLPGDHNIWTSEI from the coding sequence ATGTCAGATAAGAATAAAATTTCAAGACGTGAATTTTCAAAGGGGGTGGCGGCAACAGCGGCTGGAATTACCATTGCGGCGGCTTCGGATATCACAAGAGCGCAGCAAATGGCAAAATCCTCAAAACATAAAAATGTGCTGATGATCCTGATGGATCAGGAACGGGCCTGGGCAACTTTTCCAGAAGGACTTGATCTTCCGGTGCGAAATAAATTTGCTTCAGAAGGGGTTTCATTCGAAAATTATAATATTGCCACATTGTCCTGTGCACCCTCCCGTTCGGTTATTTATACTGGGCAGCATGTTCAGAAAACCACCATTTTTACCAATCCCGGCCTTGGGGAGGGTGACCCGTTCCTAGATGTAAAAAATACGCCAACCATAGGCCAGATGTTTAAAAAAATCGGGTATAAAACGGCTTATAAGGGGAAATGGCATTTATCGGTTGGCTTTGATGAAGATAATGTAGAAGCGCTGGTCGATTACGGGTTTGATGAATGGCATAAAGGGCAGGACACGGGTGGTGTCGTTTATGAAGGGGCGGAAAAAGACCGTGAAATACTTGAAAATGCTAAAGATTATCTGACCCGACAAAAGGACGGGAAGGAGCCATGGTTTCTGGCGGTCAATTTTGTCAATCCACATGATATCATGTGGCTGGATGCCAATGGAAAACAGGCAAAAACCAGACTGCGCCCTGGCCTGGTCAGCGATATGAGACCGGCACAGGATTTCTATCCATATAACCATGATTTCGGCTTGAATGTTCCAGCCAATTTTTATGATGATTTGAGTAAGAAACCGCAGGCACAGATGGAATTCGTTAAGCTTGGTCAGTATTTTTACGGGGAACAGGATATTAGCGATGAAGAAGCCTGCAAAAATGTGCTGAATTATTATGCGGCCTGCCTTGTCGATTCAGATCAGGTGATTGGGGATCTGCTCTCAGCACTTGAAAATCTTGGTATGGCGAATGATACGATTGTTATTTTAACATCGGACCACGGGGAAATGGGGGGCTCACATGGCCTTCGCCACAAGGGGCCATTTATGTACAGGGAAAATATTAACGTGCCACTGGTGGTTAGATACCCGGGCGGTCAAAAAGGCGTTAAATCAAACGCAATGATGAGTGCCATTGACTTTGCACCGACCCTGATCGGACTGGTGGGGGAAAATTATAAAGACATTGAAAAACGGCTTATGGGCTATGATTATTCAGGAATAATTATGGGCAAACCGGTTCGCGAGCGAAGCGAATTATTGGTCAATTTCAGCAACACAACTCAGGGAAATTCGCGGCTGGAGAAAATCCGCATGCTGCAAAAGGAAGCGGAGAAGAAAGGGGCACCCGTTGTTCAGTTTAAGTTTCCGGATGATTTTATCCAGTTTGATACCAGAACGTTGGGTCGGGGTATTATCACAGGACGATATAAATTTTCGCGCTGGTTTGCCCCGGGCGATCATCATAAACCGACAAACTGGCAGATGCTGGTAGGCCGAAATGATCTTGAGCTTTATGATCTTGATGCCGATCCATTGGAGATGAACAACCTTGTCCATTTCCCAGAAACACACAGGGAACTTATTTTGGAATTAAATGCAAGGCTTAATGATCTGATTGAAAGGGAAGTAGGGGTTGATCTAGGCAGGCATCTGCCGGGAGACCATAATATCTGGACATCAGAAATATAA
- a CDS encoding FAD-dependent oxidoreductase produces MMPIFDIAIIGGGIMGCGTALRLDDGGMRVIILEQGDIGQGASGVNAGTLSMQIKRVKLMPYAILGHEEWQHMGDAVGFHKTGGYTLAFNDREAELLHERMVMKKEAGANISFVSPKQLNEKEPHLAEKVIAASYCPDDGYANSSLTGQYYRKKIDEKGINFIEAFRVTNIRSTSEGYEIASGGRTVVASRILIACGGWSKHIADMLGVDLPIRARINTVSVTERTPYLISSVIGHATGLLTMKQKENGTILIGGGWQGKGRPEEGRGQVSADSLVPNLQLAKFVLPALSNIRIVRSWTGFEANVPDFYPLAGALPNRDNAFILGCVRGGFTIGPYISKLMGDFILGKELEMPLFDPGRKMEEGKLI; encoded by the coding sequence ATGATGCCGATATTTGATATAGCTATTATCGGCGGTGGTATCATGGGCTGTGGTACGGCCCTTCGCCTTGATGATGGGGGAATGCGGGTCATTATCCTTGAGCAGGGGGATATCGGGCAGGGGGCATCCGGGGTAAATGCCGGAACCTTATCAATGCAGATTAAACGTGTAAAATTAATGCCTTACGCCATCCTTGGTCATGAAGAATGGCAGCATATGGGTGACGCGGTTGGCTTTCATAAAACGGGGGGTTATACATTGGCCTTTAATGATCGTGAAGCCGAGCTTCTTCATGAAAGAATGGTAATGAAAAAAGAAGCCGGGGCAAATATCAGTTTTGTTTCGCCTAAGCAGCTTAATGAAAAAGAACCGCACCTTGCTGAGAAGGTGATTGCCGCCAGTTACTGCCCTGATGACGGCTATGCCAATTCATCATTGACCGGACAATATTATAGAAAAAAAATTGACGAAAAAGGCATCAATTTTATTGAAGCTTTCAGGGTCACCAATATCAGAAGCACATCCGAAGGATATGAAATCGCTTCCGGCGGCAGGACGGTGGTTGCCAGCCGCATTCTTATCGCCTGTGGCGGCTGGAGCAAACATATTGCCGACATGCTAGGGGTTGATCTTCCCATTAGAGCGCGGATTAATACTGTCTCAGTAACAGAACGGACCCCGTATCTCATAAGCAGTGTCATTGGCCATGCCACCGGGCTTCTTACCATGAAGCAGAAAGAAAATGGTACCATATTGATTGGTGGCGGATGGCAGGGAAAGGGACGCCCGGAAGAGGGACGCGGTCAGGTGAGCGCTGATAGTCTGGTGCCGAATTTGCAACTGGCAAAATTTGTGCTTCCAGCTTTATCCAATATAAGGATCGTAAGATCATGGACCGGTTTTGAAGCCAATGTGCCGGACTTTTATCCGCTTGCAGGGGCACTGCCAAACAGGGATAATGCCTTTATTCTTGGCTGTGTAAGGGGTGGCTTTACCATTGGTCCCTATATTTCAAAACTGATGGGCGATTTTATACTTGGAAAAGAGCTTGAAATGCCGCTTTTTGATCCGGGTCGAAAAATGGAAGAAGGAAAACTGATATGA
- a CDS encoding dihydrodipicolinate synthase family protein produces the protein MKKEDLHGFVPAVVTPFNENGDIMEDAFQSLVDWLIGLGATAICVSGDNGESWALSAAEKGRLTRLAVDQAAGRVPVITGCSATTLKNSVDYALAAKENGAAAVLSMPQTYVLKTTRDELLSRFEKLSAAIDMPIVAYNSPRRAGLNLSIDDIGAIMDVAPIIGIKESNRDYFHHTHLIRHFSEKMAIMVGPCHYIMPGISLGAHGFIATGPEFLGPDTAKITSLAREKPGQKQADIHYKLTVLYELLMGNSTWPAAFKAALNLIGQPAGVPRDPVHAASADVVEAIKKTFDDLGISYQP, from the coding sequence ATGAAAAAAGAAGATTTGCACGGCTTTGTCCCGGCGGTGGTAACTCCCTTTAATGAAAATGGGGACATTATGGAGGATGCTTTTCAGTCGCTTGTTGACTGGCTGATCGGGCTGGGGGCAACTGCAATCTGCGTTTCCGGTGATAATGGTGAAAGCTGGGCCCTGTCAGCGGCTGAAAAAGGCAGGCTGACCAGACTGGCTGTTGATCAGGCCGCGGGAAGGGTGCCGGTGATTACCGGCTGTTCAGCAACCACCCTAAAAAACAGTGTTGATTATGCACTCGCCGCCAAGGAAAACGGAGCAGCCGCCGTGCTTTCGATGCCGCAGACATATGTGCTTAAAACCACGCGGGATGAGCTTCTATCCCGATTTGAAAAGCTCTCCGCGGCCATTGATATGCCGATTGTTGCCTATAATTCACCACGCCGGGCTGGACTTAATTTATCCATTGATGATATTGGTGCCATTATGGATGTCGCGCCGATTATCGGCATCAAGGAAAGTAACCGGGATTATTTTCATCACACACATTTGATCAGGCACTTTTCAGAAAAAATGGCGATTATGGTTGGCCCCTGTCATTATATTATGCCGGGAATTTCGCTTGGTGCACATGGTTTTATAGCAACCGGCCCTGAATTTTTAGGGCCAGATACGGCAAAAATAACCTCTCTTGCCCGTGAAAAACCTGGTCAGAAACAGGCCGATATTCATTATAAACTGACGGTTCTTTATGAACTTCTGATGGGCAATTCAACCTGGCCGGCTGCCTTCAAGGCGGCGCTTAACCTGATCGGGCAACCGGCGGGCGTTCCGCGTGATCCGGTTCATGCTGCAAGCGCTGATGTGGTTGAAGCCATCAAAAAAACATTTGATGATCTTGGAATATCCTATCAGCCATGA
- a CDS encoding NAD(P)-binding protein produces MFDAIVIGAGPAGANAAILLSENGLKTAIIDEQRDAGGQVWRAKSTSILEAPKTDAGEQGDALREG; encoded by the coding sequence GTGTTTGACGCGATCGTGATCGGGGCCGGTCCAGCCGGGGCAAATGCCGCCATTCTGTTATCAGAAAACGGACTAAAAACAGCCATTATTGATGAGCAGCGGGATGCCGGCGGTCAGGTATGGCGGGCAAAATCAACATCAATTCTGGAAGCCCCCAAAACGGATGCTGGTGAGCAGGGCGATGCCTTGCGGGAGGGCTGA
- a CDS encoding (2Fe-2S)-binding protein: MTVGGNDHILRSKEISFIFDGVSITGHDGETVAAALLRAGITHLRNAPNSDTPRGMFCIMGACQECVVEIDGQKVEACRTTITEGLVIRRVPSV; the protein is encoded by the coding sequence ATGACAGTTGGGGGCAATGATCATATCCTAAGATCAAAGGAAATTTCCTTTATATTTGATGGTGTTAGTATTACCGGTCATGACGGGGAAACAGTCGCCGCTGCATTGCTGCGGGCGGGCATTACCCATTTGCGAAATGCACCCAATTCGGACACGCCAAGAGGCATGTTTTGCATCATGGGGGCCTGTCAGGAATGTGTCGTTGAAATTGACGGGCAAAAAGTCGAGGCATGCCGCACCACGATTACAGAAGGACTTGTGATCAGGAGGGTGCCAAGTGTTTGA
- a CDS encoding CaiB/BaiF CoA-transferase family protein, with product MNRPFENIKVLDLTHVLAGPFATYQLALLGADVIKIEDPKNPDCARGRGPDPAQNRALRGLNFQVQASNKKAITLDLKHQSGRRLLKELVKSADILVENYRTGALDSLGLGYDDLKEINPGLIYCSLSGYGSDGPRAEVNAYDNVIQATSGIIDQSGGHKPGLSFIDYAAGYNAAFAISAALYRRDKTGEGTHISSSMFEVAMTLMAPEAAAVQYPKKTKRDKEAGIGCYQTSYGQLMIGAFTADQNRSMWAMLEELGYEVPKNLKTPNDWESLWAVTDEIREALEKIFTDKTAEAWQELFHKAGLPAETVRTLSEAVEDPQLKNYFQKGPQGPGDTYPPILPTAAYSFDNGPAITSLPPSVGEHTEEILKGLGLTGREIEQLRNDGVIL from the coding sequence ATGAACAGGCCATTTGAAAATATAAAAGTGCTCGACCTGACCCATGTGCTGGCGGGACCATTTGCGACTTATCAGCTTGCGCTTCTGGGTGCTGATGTGATCAAGATAGAGGATCCAAAAAATCCGGACTGCGCCCGTGGGCGTGGCCCTGACCCGGCGCAGAACAGGGCATTACGGGGCCTTAATTTTCAGGTTCAGGCCTCCAATAAGAAAGCCATTACCCTTGATTTAAAGCATCAGTCGGGAAGAAGACTTTTAAAAGAACTTGTGAAAAGTGCCGACATTCTGGTTGAAAATTATCGCACTGGTGCTTTGGATAGTTTGGGGCTTGGCTATGATGATCTGAAGGAAATCAATCCCGGTCTTATTTATTGTTCGCTTTCCGGTTATGGCAGTGACGGCCCGCGGGCAGAGGTCAATGCTTATGATAATGTCATTCAGGCAACAAGCGGTATTATTGATCAGTCCGGCGGGCATAAACCGGGGCTATCCTTTATTGATTATGCGGCGGGCTATAATGCAGCTTTTGCCATATCCGCCGCCCTTTATCGGCGCGATAAAACGGGGGAAGGAACCCACATCAGTTCATCCATGTTTGAAGTGGCCATGACATTAATGGCACCGGAGGCCGCGGCGGTGCAGTATCCGAAAAAAACAAAACGGGATAAGGAAGCGGGGATCGGATGCTATCAGACATCCTATGGTCAGCTGATGATCGGGGCTTTTACGGCGGATCAGAACAGGAGCATGTGGGCCATGTTGGAAGAGCTTGGCTATGAGGTGCCTAAAAATTTGAAAACCCCCAATGACTGGGAAAGCCTATGGGCGGTGACAGACGAAATAAGGGAAGCACTGGAAAAAATATTCACTGATAAAACGGCAGAAGCCTGGCAGGAACTTTTTCATAAAGCGGGCCTGCCTGCTGAAACAGTCAGAACCCTGTCCGAAGCTGTGGAAGACCCGCAACTTAAAAATTATTTTCAGAAAGGTCCGCAAGGCCCAGGGGATACATATCCGCCGATTTTGCCAACTGCCGCTTATAGTTTTGATAATGGCCCGGCTATTACATCACTGCCTCCGTCGGTCGGGGAGCATACAGAAGAAATCCTGAAAGGCCTTGGCCTTACGGGCAGGGAAATAGAACAGCTTAGAAATGATGGGGTAATATTATGA